One genomic window of Sphingomonas sp. C3-2 includes the following:
- a CDS encoding AraC family transcriptional regulator, which translates to MSRNIVRAEMHNGPTRIRVQTYHYEKPSEMVGLPSNHTLTLMTTPQRRNVGQFQAGPQNSLAELGELIFVPAGHALYGSGPGGPQDMVACSFAPGQIDALADFETSLDRRELARCYDLRSGRITDTMRRLGQEVITPGFGSDILVDALTSVLPIELARLFHTMRGDEPLARGGLTPHQLRTIEDYVRDWPVGGVKVTDLATLTGLSRAHFMRAFKQSMGATVHSFVEQIRLEQTQALLAGTAMPLKQIAARMGFANPASFSIAFRRLTGTSPGNYRKMLKN; encoded by the coding sequence ATGAGTCGCAATATCGTCCGGGCCGAGATGCACAATGGGCCCACCCGCATAAGGGTTCAGACCTATCATTATGAAAAACCGTCTGAAATGGTGGGATTGCCGTCCAACCATACGCTGACGCTGATGACCACGCCGCAGCGCCGCAATGTCGGCCAGTTTCAGGCGGGGCCCCAGAACAGCCTTGCCGAACTGGGCGAACTGATCTTCGTGCCCGCCGGCCATGCGCTGTATGGCAGCGGCCCCGGTGGCCCGCAGGACATGGTGGCCTGTTCCTTTGCCCCCGGCCAGATCGACGCGCTGGCCGATTTCGAGACAAGCCTGGATCGGCGCGAACTGGCGCGCTGTTATGATCTGCGATCGGGCCGGATCACCGACACGATGCGCCGGCTGGGGCAGGAAGTGATCACCCCCGGTTTTGGCAGCGACATATTGGTGGATGCGCTGACCAGCGTGCTGCCGATCGAACTGGCGCGGCTATTCCACACGATGCGCGGAGACGAGCCGCTGGCGCGCGGCGGACTGACCCCGCACCAGCTGCGCACCATCGAGGATTATGTGCGCGACTGGCCGGTCGGCGGGGTGAAGGTGACCGATCTGGCGACGCTGACCGGGCTGAGCCGCGCCCATTTCATGCGCGCATTCAAGCAGAGCATGGGCGCGACGGTGCACAGTTTCGTCGAACAGATCCGGCTGGAGCAGACCCAGGCGCTGTTGGCGGGCACCGCGATGCCGCTGAAGCAGATCGCCGCACGAATGGGTTTTGCCAACCCGGCAAGCTTTTCAATCGCCTTTCGCCGACTGACCGGGACGAGCCCCGGAAATTATCGAAAAATGCTGAAAAACTGA
- the nth gene encoding endonuclease III, whose amino-acid sequence MKKADVVEFYSRLAEDNPSPETELEYVNDFTLLVAVVLSAQSTDVGVNKATRLLFQEVQTPEAMVALGEEGLREHIKTIGLFNSKAKNVIALSEKLIAEHGSQVPADRDALEQLPGVGRKTANVVMNCAFGAETFAVDTHIFRVGNRTGLARGKTPLAVEKKLDKATPQPFRLHAHHWLILHGRYVCKARTPECWRCKVEDLCAFRPKSSAPAHRKAKLQPGD is encoded by the coding sequence GTGAAGAAGGCGGACGTCGTCGAATTTTATTCCCGCCTCGCCGAAGACAATCCGTCGCCCGAGACGGAACTGGAATATGTCAACGACTTCACGCTCCTCGTCGCGGTTGTCCTGTCGGCGCAGTCGACCGATGTCGGCGTGAACAAGGCGACCCGGCTGCTGTTTCAGGAAGTGCAGACCCCTGAGGCGATGGTCGCGCTGGGCGAGGAAGGCCTGCGCGAACATATCAAGACGATCGGCCTGTTCAATTCCAAGGCCAAGAACGTGATCGCGCTGTCCGAAAAGCTGATCGCCGAGCATGGCAGCCAGGTGCCCGCCGATCGCGACGCGCTGGAGCAATTGCCCGGCGTTGGCCGCAAGACCGCCAATGTCGTGATGAACTGCGCGTTCGGCGCGGAGACCTTTGCGGTCGACACGCATATCTTTCGCGTCGGCAACCGCACCGGGCTGGCGCGCGGCAAAACCCCGCTGGCGGTGGAGAAGAAGCTCGACAAGGCGACGCCCCAGCCCTTTCGCCTCCATGCGCATCACTGGCTGATCCTTCATGGCCGCTATGTCTGCAAGGCGCGCACCCCCGAATGCTGGCGCTGCAAGGTCGAGGACCTGTGCGCGTTCAGGCCCAAGTCATCTGCCCCGGCGCACCGTAAGGCAAAGCTGCAGCCAGGAGACTGA
- a CDS encoding TonB-dependent receptor — MKSLGNLLLASVAFLPAMAQAQDAPSGIEDIVVTAQKRAENLQDTPIAITAFTADSLANMGTSNVSDLARNTPSLYAAPYPSSSNTVTLYIRGLGVNDPMQITKDGAVGVYVDGFYMSRPQTSTVDLADVERVEILRGPQGTLYGRNTTGGAVNIVSRKPTGEFGVRQTLTLGNYDHVRSLTNIDLPAVGDFAVKLTFLGSARDGWARNPRGNDFNKESQMAGRAAVRWTPSSDVTVDYAFDKGRVESTPIYYVNDSLVGVYPGYTADPKRPYREFDLPESVTEFEGHSLTGEWQASNDLTLRLLLGMRDLDFLAVQDYAEAFGVPFRSRDVLDSRQYTAELQAVGSLGDRIDYVAGLYYFREKVGHPQYVSILDGAIENNRDVNARARSLAAYTQVTWTPDMLDDRLALTLGARYTNDRRSATRDLTSVFHAAPGVDVDLRPREDGISNAQKFSRFNPSFTANFRATEDVTAYAKVSTGYRAGGSNESGMDFTRTFGPEKVINYEVGLKTDLFDRRARINLAAFMLDYKALQLDTSPSETDRSITDTINAGNAKIKGFEAEVTLAPVRDFTITGSYSFLDAKLRDIYVTPGSTFDPNISPLAASMGFQIGDDVSDRYVLSFAPRHSYSIAGDWTFLRNDNGNFAAHVDYVWKDYAYTTAGAGSAVPGHEIYRIPAYGLLGARLTYTHELSDDRNVRFSIWGRNITDKRYKSHVVGNGDIVQGYFSTAYSMGTPATYGIEFGFDL, encoded by the coding sequence ATGAAGAGTCTTGGTAATCTGTTGCTTGCATCCGTCGCATTTCTGCCAGCCATGGCACAGGCGCAGGACGCGCCTTCCGGGATCGAGGACATCGTCGTCACCGCGCAGAAGCGCGCAGAAAACCTTCAGGACACGCCGATCGCGATCACCGCGTTCACGGCGGATTCGCTTGCGAACATGGGCACCAGCAACGTGTCCGATCTCGCGCGCAACACCCCCAGCCTCTATGCGGCGCCTTATCCCAGCTCGTCGAACACCGTGACGCTCTATATCCGCGGTCTCGGCGTCAACGATCCGATGCAGATCACCAAGGACGGCGCAGTCGGCGTCTATGTCGACGGTTTCTACATGTCGCGCCCGCAAACCTCGACGGTCGATCTCGCCGATGTCGAGCGCGTCGAAATCCTGCGCGGCCCGCAGGGCACGCTGTACGGCCGCAACACCACGGGCGGCGCGGTCAACATCGTCAGCCGCAAGCCCACGGGCGAATTCGGCGTGCGCCAGACGCTTACGCTCGGCAATTACGATCATGTCCGCAGCCTGACGAACATCGATCTGCCCGCAGTGGGCGATTTCGCGGTCAAGCTCACCTTTCTCGGCAGCGCGCGCGACGGCTGGGCCCGCAATCCGCGCGGCAATGATTTCAACAAGGAAAGCCAGATGGCGGGCCGCGCGGCGGTGCGCTGGACGCCGTCGTCCGATGTCACCGTCGACTATGCGTTCGACAAGGGCCGCGTTGAAAGCACGCCGATCTATTATGTGAACGATTCGCTTGTCGGCGTGTATCCGGGCTACACGGCGGATCCGAAGCGCCCGTACCGCGAATTCGATCTGCCCGAAAGCGTCACCGAATTCGAAGGCCACTCGCTCACCGGTGAATGGCAGGCTTCGAACGATCTGACGCTGCGTCTCCTGCTCGGCATGCGCGATCTCGATTTCCTTGCGGTGCAGGATTATGCCGAGGCATTCGGCGTGCCCTTCCGCTCGCGCGATGTGCTCGACAGCCGTCAATATACCGCAGAGCTTCAGGCCGTCGGCTCGCTGGGCGACCGGATCGATTATGTCGCGGGTCTCTATTATTTCCGCGAAAAGGTCGGCCACCCGCAATATGTTTCGATCCTCGACGGGGCTATCGAAAATAATCGCGACGTGAATGCGCGGGCACGCTCGCTGGCCGCCTATACCCAGGTCACCTGGACCCCGGACATGCTCGACGATCGCCTCGCCCTTACCCTCGGCGCGCGCTACACCAATGATCGCCGCAGCGCGACGCGCGACCTGACGTCGGTCTTCCACGCGGCCCCCGGCGTCGATGTCGATCTGCGCCCGCGTGAAGATGGCATCAGCAACGCGCAGAAGTTCAGCCGCTTCAATCCGTCCTTCACCGCCAATTTCCGGGCAACCGAGGACGTCACCGCCTATGCCAAGGTGTCGACCGGCTACCGGGCGGGTGGTTCGAACGAATCCGGCATGGATTTCACGCGCACCTTCGGCCCTGAAAAGGTCATCAACTATGAAGTCGGCCTGAAGACCGATCTGTTCGACCGGCGCGCGCGTATCAATCTTGCCGCGTTCATGCTCGACTATAAGGCGCTTCAGCTCGATACCTCGCCCAGCGAGACCGATCGTTCGATCACCGATACGATCAATGCGGGCAACGCCAAGATCAAGGGGTTCGAGGCCGAAGTCACGCTGGCTCCGGTCAGGGATTTCACGATCACCGGCTCCTATTCGTTCCTCGACGCCAAGCTGCGCGACATCTACGTCACGCCGGGGTCGACCTTCGATCCGAACATCAGCCCGCTCGCGGCGTCGATGGGCTTCCAGATCGGTGACGACGTGTCGGATCGCTATGTGCTCTCCTTCGCGCCGCGCCACAGCTATTCGATCGCGGGTGACTGGACCTTCCTGCGCAACGACAATGGCAATTTCGCCGCCCATGTCGATTATGTGTGGAAGGATTATGCCTATACCACGGCGGGCGCGGGCTCGGCGGTGCCGGGGCACGAGATTTACCGCATTCCGGCTTACGGCCTGCTCGGTGCGCGTCTCACCTACACGCACGAATTGTCGGACGATCGCAATGTCCGCTTCTCGATCTGGGGCCGCAACATCACCGATAAGCGCTACAAGTCGCACGTCGTTGGGAATGGCGATATCGTGCAGGGTTATTTCAGCACGGCCTATTCAATGGGGACGCCGGCAACCTACGGGATCGAATTCGGCTTCGATCTTTAA
- a CDS encoding AraC family transcriptional regulator has protein sequence MKSWQEGRVETVAVDGMVVRLCKPWLLNADTPELSGCETTYQVGLWTSESCRPKGQFRFGAHADSMPMGRISYVPAGVKWSATIESQEDARAALFCDFDPGRFRNVTGLDPDEGSRHLVACHTVTTPRMQQALWALLEEVNMPGFGHHMSVEALGQLIMVEVARYFRGVETIDERRCKGLSDVQVARIRGFIEESSGQRITIRAIADLCGISSSHMRRVFKETTGLSLGAYVEQVRIARAKALLGENRLPLKQIAFQLGFANPSAFSAAFRRATGSTPRNYRLALAA, from the coding sequence ATGAAGTCCTGGCAGGAAGGGCGTGTCGAAACGGTGGCGGTGGACGGTATGGTCGTCCGGCTGTGCAAACCGTGGCTGCTCAATGCTGACACTCCGGAACTGAGCGGGTGTGAAACCACCTATCAGGTCGGGCTGTGGACTTCGGAAAGCTGCCGTCCCAAGGGCCAGTTCCGCTTCGGCGCCCATGCCGACAGCATGCCGATGGGCCGGATCAGCTATGTTCCCGCAGGCGTGAAGTGGAGCGCCACGATTGAATCGCAGGAAGACGCGCGTGCCGCCTTGTTCTGCGATTTCGATCCCGGCCGCTTCCGCAATGTCACGGGGCTCGATCCGGACGAGGGCAGCCGCCATCTTGTGGCCTGCCACACCGTCACGACGCCAAGAATGCAACAGGCGCTGTGGGCGCTGCTCGAGGAAGTGAACATGCCGGGATTTGGGCACCACATGTCGGTTGAGGCCCTTGGCCAGCTCATCATGGTAGAGGTCGCCCGCTATTTCCGGGGCGTCGAAACCATCGACGAACGGCGCTGCAAGGGGTTGTCCGACGTGCAGGTCGCGCGGATCCGCGGGTTTATCGAGGAAAGCAGCGGTCAGCGGATCACCATCCGCGCGATCGCCGATCTCTGCGGTATCAGTTCCTCGCACATGCGCCGCGTGTTCAAGGAGACGACGGGGCTCAGCCTTGGCGCCTATGTTGAACAGGTGCGCATCGCACGGGCCAAGGCTCTGCTCGGGGAAAACCGTCTGCCGCTCAAGCAGATCGCGTTCCAGCTGGGTTTTGCCAATCCCAGTGCGTTCTCGGCGGCCTTCCGCCGGGCAACGGGCAGCACACCGCGCAACTATCGGCTCGCACTCGCAGCCTGA
- a CDS encoding SMP-30/gluconolactonase/LRE family protein has product MKEHQSTVLANGFVFLEGPRWRDGALWVSDMWGHAVLRVTEDGARTTLCTVPQRPSGLGFLPDGTPLVVSMADRRVMRVVDDALVLHADLSALVGGDCNDMLVDETGRAYVGNFGFDVHGGAAPADADLIAIEPNGAARIVTSGLSFPNGMALIDGGRTLVVAESWARRLAAFDRDQDGNLSGHRIFADLDGRSPDGICADAEGGLWVACYDTDEFVRVRAGGVVTDRVAVPGRRAVACALGGADGRTLFCCTFAGDYRDMGGDLRHGAIETVRVDIAAA; this is encoded by the coding sequence GTGAAAGAGCATCAGTCCACAGTGCTGGCGAACGGCTTCGTTTTTCTGGAAGGCCCGCGCTGGCGTGATGGGGCGCTCTGGGTTTCGGACATGTGGGGCCATGCAGTGCTGCGCGTCACCGAGGACGGCGCACGCACGACGCTGTGCACCGTGCCGCAGCGGCCTTCGGGCCTGGGCTTCCTTCCCGATGGCACGCCACTCGTCGTCTCGATGGCCGATCGACGGGTGATGCGGGTGGTGGATGACGCGCTGGTGCTGCACGCCGATCTGTCGGCGCTGGTCGGTGGCGATTGCAATGACATGCTCGTCGACGAAACCGGACGCGCCTATGTCGGCAATTTCGGCTTCGATGTGCATGGCGGCGCTGCGCCCGCAGACGCCGATCTGATCGCGATCGAGCCGAATGGAGCAGCGCGCATCGTGACCTCAGGGCTCAGTTTTCCGAATGGCATGGCGCTGATCGACGGCGGACGCACGCTGGTTGTTGCCGAAAGCTGGGCCCGGCGCCTCGCGGCCTTTGACCGCGATCAGGATGGCAATTTGTCAGGCCACCGGATTTTTGCCGATCTGGATGGGCGCTCCCCCGATGGCATCTGCGCCGATGCCGAAGGCGGCCTTTGGGTTGCGTGCTATGACACCGACGAATTCGTCCGTGTTCGTGCGGGCGGCGTGGTTACCGATCGCGTTGCGGTGCCAGGCCGCCGTGCGGTCGCCTGCGCGCTGGGCGGCGCCGACGGGCGCACGCTGTTCTGCTGCACATTTGCCGGCGATTACCGCGACATGGGTGGCGATTTGCGCCACGGCGCGATTGAAACGGTACGCGTTGACATTGCCGCCGCATAG
- a CDS encoding type I restriction endonuclease produces the protein MELATRLADLQKRATEHREVLLTEEAAKTALVMPFIQALGYDVFNPSEVVPEFTCDVGTKKGEKVDYAVCREGKVSILVECKPVSIALNINHASQLFRYFSVTEARLAILTNGVVYQFYSDIEQPNKMDEKPFFTFSLDALKQSDTRIIERFTKPAFDIDLIVQEAAGLKIQSQLRLEIEKEFSAPSDEFVTMLARRIHDGRLTPAIRENFSKHVAAAINSIVRELVTERLSSALKVSEPNDIPDSASAAENSNDEIVTTEEEISGFRIVQAIAAKLVDPKRIHLRDAKSYAAILLDDNNRKSLARLHFNAATVKYVSTFSGKDETRHQISDLADIYQLTNHLETRIQELEV, from the coding sequence ATGGAATTAGCCACGCGCCTAGCTGACCTTCAAAAACGCGCCACTGAACATCGTGAAGTTCTGCTTACGGAAGAAGCTGCAAAAACCGCGCTGGTCATGCCGTTCATCCAGGCGCTCGGCTATGATGTGTTCAACCCTTCTGAGGTCGTCCCGGAATTTACGTGCGACGTCGGCACGAAGAAGGGCGAAAAAGTCGATTACGCTGTATGCCGGGAGGGAAAGGTTTCCATTTTAGTTGAATGCAAGCCAGTCTCTATCGCACTCAACATCAACCATGCCAGCCAGCTCTTTCGCTATTTCAGCGTCACTGAAGCGCGGTTGGCCATTCTCACGAATGGCGTTGTCTATCAATTCTATTCAGATATCGAACAGCCCAACAAAATGGACGAGAAGCCATTTTTCACATTCAGCTTGGATGCCCTTAAGCAAAGCGATACGCGCATCATTGAACGCTTCACCAAACCCGCTTTCGATATCGACCTGATTGTTCAGGAAGCGGCCGGACTAAAAATCCAATCACAATTGCGGCTGGAGATAGAAAAGGAATTTTCTGCTCCGTCTGATGAATTCGTTACCATGCTGGCCAGAAGGATTCACGACGGACGCCTTACTCCTGCGATCCGCGAAAACTTTTCAAAACACGTTGCAGCGGCAATCAATTCCATTGTGCGTGAACTCGTCACCGAGAGGTTATCATCCGCCCTGAAAGTGTCCGAGCCTAATGATATACCCGACAGTGCCTCCGCCGCTGAAAATTCAAATGATGAAATCGTAACGACGGAAGAAGAAATTTCGGGCTTTCGAATCGTTCAAGCGATTGCAGCCAAATTGGTCGATCCGAAGCGTATCCACCTAAGAGATGCCAAATCATATGCAGCCATCCTTCTGGATGACAACAATCGCAAATCATTGGCACGATTGCACTTCAATGCTGCAACCGTAAAATACGTGAGCACCTTTTCAGGAAAGGATGAGACACGTCACCAAATCAGTGATTTGGCCGATATCTACCAACTGACAAACCATCTGGAAACGCGCATCCAGGAGCTTGAAGTATAA
- a CDS encoding FAD-dependent oxidoreductase → MSRTHLPHLLSPGRIGSMELRNRIAVTAMGASLAEIDGHCGERIIRYHEAQAEGGVGLIITGVAGVAWPVGGNQVNQIAISDDRFLPGLEALVRAAHAHGAKIAPQLHHGGLVAMEDMLAGRPIWCPSLPEPASGDFTEMFLAEELAAAPFGRIRSVDFKVMTAEDIAFVVNQFAAAADRAKRAGFDGAEIHAGHGYLLSSFISPKSNRRTDEYGGSLENRMRFLLEVIAAVRAAVGPDFPVWVKLDTREEGKKGGITIEDAVRAAQMVEAAGADAITATAYHDAGKPKLHSGSHTPHEPGLNLPFAAQLRKALTIPVIASGRIEPEVGDAHIASGAIDFVSMGRKLLADPALPKKLTEGRADEVLPCIYCYTCISAIYVCQPLRCAVRPETGFEHLQPKSLASGKTVVVIGGGPGGMESARRLKAAGNHVILLEQGERLGGTLRFASLAYPANERLLNWLRAQVDKAGIDVRLRTQATPELLKSLNPDAVVVATGARRALPDIPGNDHPHVFSGDDMRKLMLGESSDALKAKTSWTTRIATKIGAATGLTDNLDLVRQATHKWMPLGKNIAIVGGELVGLELAEFLAERGRTVTVVDDAPRFGAGLTIVRRMRLITELKEHGIDLYPGAADIRIDSDAVRFTDNQGAGQSAPADHVIVAKGATGDLTLADQLKAAGFAVHEVGDCTGVGYIEGAMRGAARAAAAIGGAVPNFG, encoded by the coding sequence ATGAGCCGCACCCACCTGCCCCACCTGCTTTCCCCCGGCCGCATCGGTTCGATGGAGCTGCGCAACCGCATTGCCGTTACCGCGATGGGCGCGAGCCTGGCCGAGATTGACGGCCACTGCGGCGAACGCATCATCCGCTATCACGAGGCGCAGGCCGAGGGCGGGGTCGGGCTGATCATCACCGGCGTGGCGGGCGTGGCCTGGCCGGTGGGCGGCAATCAGGTGAACCAGATCGCGATTTCGGACGATCGTTTTCTCCCCGGGCTCGAAGCATTGGTGCGCGCGGCGCATGCGCACGGCGCCAAGATCGCGCCGCAGCTGCACCATGGCGGGCTGGTTGCGATGGAGGACATGCTCGCCGGACGCCCGATCTGGTGTCCCTCGCTTCCCGAGCCGGCCTCGGGCGACTTTACCGAGATGTTCCTTGCCGAAGAGCTTGCCGCTGCCCCGTTCGGCCGGATTCGCAGCGTCGATTTCAAGGTGATGACCGCCGAGGACATCGCCTTCGTCGTCAACCAGTTCGCCGCCGCCGCCGACCGCGCCAAGCGCGCCGGCTTTGACGGGGCCGAGATCCATGCCGGACACGGCTATCTGCTCTCGTCCTTCATCTCGCCAAAATCGAACCGGCGCACCGACGAATATGGCGGCTCGCTCGAAAACCGGATGCGCTTTCTCCTCGAAGTGATTGCCGCAGTGCGCGCCGCTGTCGGCCCCGATTTCCCCGTCTGGGTGAAGCTCGACACGCGCGAGGAAGGCAAGAAGGGCGGGATCACGATCGAGGACGCGGTGCGCGCCGCGCAGATGGTGGAAGCCGCGGGCGCGGACGCGATCACCGCCACCGCCTATCACGATGCCGGCAAGCCCAAGCTTCATTCGGGATCGCATACCCCGCACGAACCGGGACTGAACCTTCCCTTTGCAGCGCAGCTGCGCAAGGCGCTGACCATCCCCGTCATCGCATCTGGCCGGATCGAACCCGAAGTGGGCGACGCGCATATCGCGAGCGGTGCGATCGATTTCGTCTCGATGGGGCGCAAGCTGCTCGCCGACCCGGCGCTGCCCAAAAAGCTCACAGAGGGGCGCGCGGACGAGGTGCTGCCCTGCATCTATTGCTATACCTGCATCAGCGCGATCTATGTCTGCCAGCCGCTGCGCTGCGCGGTGCGCCCCGAAACCGGGTTCGAGCATCTCCAGCCCAAGAGCCTTGCCAGCGGCAAGACCGTGGTCGTCATCGGCGGCGGGCCGGGCGGGATGGAATCGGCGCGCCGGCTAAAAGCTGCGGGCAATCATGTCATCCTGTTGGAACAGGGCGAGCGGCTGGGCGGAACGCTGCGGTTTGCGTCGCTCGCCTATCCCGCCAATGAACGGCTGCTCAATTGGCTGCGCGCGCAGGTGGACAAGGCGGGGATCGACGTGCGGCTGCGCACACAGGCAACCCCGGAGTTGCTCAAATCACTCAACCCCGATGCCGTGGTGGTGGCGACCGGCGCGCGCCGTGCGCTCCCCGATATTCCCGGCAATGATCACCCGCATGTGTTCAGCGGCGACGATATGCGCAAGCTGATGCTGGGCGAAAGTTCCGACGCGCTGAAGGCGAAGACGAGCTGGACGACGCGTATCGCAACCAAGATCGGCGCCGCGACGGGGCTGACCGACAATCTCGATCTCGTTCGCCAGGCGACGCACAAATGGATGCCGCTGGGCAAGAATATCGCGATCGTCGGCGGCGAGCTGGTCGGGCTCGAACTCGCTGAATTCCTCGCCGAGCGCGGCCGCACCGTCACCGTGGTCGACGATGCACCGCGCTTTGGTGCGGGGCTGACGATCGTCCGTCGGATGCGGCTGATCACCGAGTTGAAGGAACACGGAATCGATCTCTACCCCGGAGCGGCCGACATCCGGATCGATAGCGATGCGGTGCGCTTCACCGACAATCAGGGCGCCGGCCAGAGCGCCCCGGCCGACCATGTCATCGTCGCCAAGGGGGCAACCGGCGACCTCACCCTTGCCGACCAGCTGAAGGCGGCGGGCTTTGCCGTGCACGAAGTGGGCGATTGCACCGGTGTCGGCTATATCGAAGGCGCGATGCGCGGCGCGGCGCGGGCTGCGGCGGCGATTGGCGGGGCTGTGCCGAATTTCGGCTAA
- a CDS encoding alpha/beta fold hydrolase yields MTYSFDTTSRTIEIGTGTMHYHEAGEGPALILLHGSGPGVTGWANFGGNLDFFAPHFRCIVPDLPGYGRSDPVTGIPIPATVDAIARFIDAMGLESAHLIGNSYGAIIAAHLAARFPEKAGRFIAIGGIGVNIFSSFPGEGLTRLVDFIEDPTRARIESWLRSMVYDQALVTDELIDLRYNAAIEPMTMETSRKIYTREALNAIAEMQRGMDAVQHFAHLPRIQSPTLLTWGRDDRVNPLDGALLPMRLIPNCELHVFPKCGHWAMIERRDEFQSIALEYLTRA; encoded by the coding sequence TTGACCTATTCATTCGACACTACCAGCCGGACCATCGAGATCGGCACCGGCACCATGCATTACCACGAAGCGGGCGAAGGCCCCGCGCTGATCCTGCTCCACGGATCGGGGCCCGGGGTGACCGGCTGGGCCAATTTCGGCGGGAACCTCGACTTTTTCGCGCCGCATTTCCGCTGCATCGTCCCCGATCTGCCCGGCTATGGCCGCAGCGATCCGGTGACCGGCATCCCCATCCCCGCGACAGTCGACGCGATCGCGCGCTTCATCGACGCGATGGGACTGGAAAGCGCGCATCTCATCGGCAATTCCTATGGCGCGATCATCGCCGCGCACCTTGCCGCCCGCTTCCCCGAAAAGGCCGGACGCTTCATCGCGATCGGCGGGATCGGCGTGAACATCTTTTCGAGCTTTCCAGGCGAAGGGCTGACCCGGCTTGTCGATTTCATCGAGGACCCGACCCGCGCGCGGATCGAAAGCTGGCTGCGCTCGATGGTTTATGATCAGGCGCTTGTCACCGACGAACTGATCGACCTGCGCTACAACGCCGCGATCGAGCCGATGACGATGGAAACGAGCCGGAAAATCTATACGCGCGAGGCGCTGAACGCGATCGCCGAGATGCAGCGCGGGATGGACGCCGTGCAGCATTTCGCCCATCTGCCGCGTATCCAGTCGCCGACGCTGTTGACCTGGGGCCGCGATGACCGGGTGAACCCGCTCGACGGCGCGCTGCTGCCGATGCGGCTCATCCCCAATTGCGAACTGCACGTATTCCCGAAATGCGGCCACTGGGCGATGATCGAGCGCCGCGACGAATTCCAGTCGATCGCGCTCGAATATCTGACGCGCGCTTAA
- a CDS encoding SMR family transporter produces the protein MNAYVYLMLAIVGEVIATSALKASEGFSRLWPSLIVVIGYAFAFYMLSLTLRTIPIGISYALWSGIGILLITLAAWLLYGQKIDVPAMIGMGLIVAGVVVINLFSKSAGH, from the coding sequence ATGAACGCATATGTCTATCTCATGCTCGCGATCGTCGGCGAAGTCATCGCCACCAGCGCCTTGAAGGCTTCCGAGGGTTTTTCCAGGCTCTGGCCCAGCCTCATCGTCGTCATCGGTTATGCGTTCGCATTCTACATGCTTTCGCTCACGCTGCGCACCATCCCCATTGGTATATCCTATGCGCTTTGGTCGGGGATCGGCATCCTCCTCATCACGCTTGCGGCGTGGCTGCTCTATGGCCAGAAGATCGATGTGCCCGCGATGATCGGCATGGGCCTCATCGTCGCGGGGGTGGTGGTGATCAATCTTTTCTCGAAAAGCGCAGGCCATTGA
- the dapB gene encoding 4-hydroxy-tetrahydrodipicolinate reductase, protein MTRIGIYGSEGRMGKTIAEAITEAGAEFAGGCDAGGDPVALARQADVLVDFSVPAALVGNLGAAVAAGKPIVIGTTGLSEDDLQNVDDAARHVPVLQTGNTSLGITLLSALVKQAAARLGTDWDIEIVEMHHRHKVDAPSGTALLLGQAAAEGRGIDLSRHSDSGRSGMTGPRREGDIGFAALRGGSVAGDHMVILAGNAERIELGHRAENRSVFAQGAVKAALWLRDKPAGRYKMSDVLGL, encoded by the coding sequence ATGACGCGTATTGGTATCTACGGAAGCGAAGGCCGCATGGGCAAGACGATTGCCGAGGCCATAACCGAGGCAGGCGCCGAGTTTGCCGGTGGATGCGATGCCGGCGGCGATCCGGTTGCGCTGGCCCGTCAGGCCGATGTGCTCGTCGATTTCTCGGTACCCGCAGCGCTTGTCGGGAATCTCGGCGCGGCGGTGGCCGCAGGCAAGCCGATCGTGATCGGGACGACCGGCCTGAGCGAAGACGATCTGCAGAATGTGGACGATGCCGCACGCCATGTGCCCGTGCTCCAGACCGGTAATACCTCGCTCGGCATCACGCTTTTGTCCGCGCTGGTGAAGCAGGCCGCGGCGCGGCTCGGCACCGACTGGGATATCGAGATCGTCGAGATGCACCACCGCCACAAGGTGGACGCGCCTTCGGGCACCGCGCTTCTGCTGGGGCAGGCCGCCGCCGAAGGCCGCGGGATCGATCTTTCGCGCCACAGCGACAGCGGGCGTTCGGGGATGACCGGCCCGCGCCGCGAAGGCGATATCGGCTTTGCCGCGCTGCGCGGCGGATCGGTTGCAGGCGACCATATGGTGATCCTCGCTGGCAATGCGGAGCGCATCGAACTGGGCCACCGTGCCGAAAACCGGTCGGTCTTTGCGCAAGGGGCGGTGAAGGCCGCGCTCTGGCTGCGCGACAAGCCCGCCGGGCGTTACAAGATGTCGGACGTTCTCGGCCTGTGA